One Pleuronectes platessa chromosome 9, fPlePla1.1, whole genome shotgun sequence genomic region harbors:
- the LOC128447752 gene encoding leukocyte elastase inhibitor, translating to MGNKPGNTHQSSDDHSVDDHSVDDHSVDDHSIDNSNSGNKFDNITSIGTINVSSRRQLQSSRCLIPVESSSKSSIDISSDVQLFRTLSRANPSGNLFVSPLSIRSALAMVYLGARGNTADQMEKALSFSSDEAVHAKFKKLIEDIHSPSVSYILKIANRLYGEQTAMFLPRFLEAMCKYFHSDLKTVDFLCAVEASRKEINTWVEQQTENKIKDLLKPGIVSAGTRLVLVNAIYLKANWKNRFYKANTKEMPFKVSQTECKPVQMMIQIEKLPYNYIPEYSLQILELPFEKEELSMFILLPEQSTDCSDPLLKLEMELTLEMLNEWTDRKNMDVQSDIHVHLPKFKLEEDYDLKEPLSELGMTDVFCPSKADLSGMNGEAGLFLSTVIHKAFMEVNEEGTEAAGATAAIGLDRCMLRVKPFTADHPFLFFIRHNQTGAIFFLGRYASPQ from the exons ATGGGAAACAAACCCGGCAACACTCACCAAAGCTCCGACGACCATAGTGTTGACGACCATAGTGTTGACGATCATAGTGTTGACGACCATAGCATCGACAACAGTAACTCCGGCAACAAATTCGACAACATCACCAGCATTGGCACAATCAATGTTTCATCCCGAAGGCAACTCCAAAGCTCAAGATGCTTGATACCAGTCGAAAGCTCATCCAAAAGCTCAATCGACATCTCAAGCGATGTGCAGCTGTTCCGGACTCTGAGCCGTGCAAACCCATCAGGgaatttgtttgtgtctccGCTGAGCATCCGTTCAGCTCTGGCTATGGTCTACCTGGGAGCCAGAGGAAACACAGCCGATCAAATGGAAAAG GCCCTGTCATTCAGTTCTGATGAAGCCGTCCACGCCAAATTCAAGAAGCTGATCGAAGACATCCACTCACCATCGGTGTCATACATTCTGAAAATAGCCAATCGTCTGTATGGGGAGCAAACCGCAATGTTCCTACCT CGATTCCTGGAAGCCATGTGTAAGTACTTCCATTCCGACCTGAAGACTGTGGATTTCCTCTGCGCCGTGGAGGCGAGCAGAAAGGAGATCAACACCTGGGTCGAGCAGCAGACAGAAA ataaaataaaagatctcCTGAAGCCGGGGATAGTCTCTGCAGGTACGAGGCTGGTTCTGGTCAATGCCATCTACTTGAAGGCAAACTGGAAGAACCGCTTTTACAAAGCAAACACCAAAGAGATGCCCTTTAAAGTCAGCCAG aCTGAGTGCAAACCAGTCCAGATGATGATCCAGATTGAGAAGCTGCCCTACAACTACATCCCTGAATACAGTCTGCAGATCCTGGAGCTGCCGTTTGAGAAGGAGGAGCTCAGCATGTTCATCCTGTTGCCTGAACAGTCCACAGACTGTTCCGACCCTCTGCTGAAG CTGGAGATGGAGCTGACGCTGGAGATGCTGAATGAATGGACTGACAGGAAAAACATGGACGTCCAGTCAGACATCCACGTTCACCTGCCAAAGTTCAAGCTGGAGGAGGACTACGACCTGAAGGAGCCTCTGTCCGAGCTGGGCATGACAGACGTGTTCTGCCCGTCAAAGGCCGACCTGTCTGGCATGAACGGTGAAGCAGGACTCTTCCTGTCTACGGTGATTCACAAGGCCTTCATGGAGGTGAACGAGGAGGGCACGGAGGCGGCTGGGGCCACAGCAGCCATTGGATTAGATAGATGTATGTTGAGGGTGAAACCCTTCACAGCAGACCaccccttcctcttcttcatcaggcACAATCAAACCGGGGCCATCTTCTTCCTTGGCAGGTACGCGTCTCCTCAGTAG